A segment of the Streptomyces sp. NBC_01235 genome:
ACTGCTTGTCGCGAGTGGCCGACCACATCGACAGCCGGCCGAGCCCCTTCGACTTCGCGAAGGCGACGAGCTGGGTGGCGTCCTCGACTTTGAAGACCTCGGACGTGACGTCGTTCACACCGATCATCGGAGTGACGGCGACCGCCTTCCAGGCGGCACTGTCGCTCAGCCCGAACACACTCTTGACCTGGGCCTGAGTAGCGGTGGCAGCCTGCTCGGCGTACGTACCCATGTCACCGCTGTAAGCCGGACCGTAGTCCATGGCCATGACGTTGACTGTAGCCACCTTCACACCGTTCGCCTTGGCATTGGAGAGCAAAGTCACGCCGTCCTGGGTCAGCCCCTCGGGCATGACGGGGAGCGTGAAGGAGACATCGAGGCCGGGGTGCCGCTGCTGGAGTTTGGCGATCGCCTGGGCACGGCGGGCGTTGGCGGTGGTGTTCGGCAGCGCGCCACCCTCGACGTCGAAGTCGACCTTGGTGAGCCCGAACTGGTCCACGACCTTCCCGTACGCCGTCGCCAGGGCGTCCGCCGAGGAGCAGGTGGTCGCCAGCTCGGAGCCGGAGGCGCCGCCGAAGGAGACCCGGACGTCACCGCCCTTGGCCCTGAGCGCCCCGATCTGGGCGGCCACCCCGTCGCTCCCGAGATCAGTAACCCCGCCCCACCTGGGCGTGCAGCCGCCGCCGTCGGTGACGAAGGCGAGGTGGTAGTCCTTCACCCCGGTCGCGCTCGCGCTCGCGAGGAGGTCGAAGGCGGGGTAGAGGGAGGTGTCGACGTAGGGGGCGAATCCGGCGGAGGCGGTGGTGCCGGTGCCGGGGCTCTCCGAGGGAGCGGCGGTCAGGGAAGGGTCGGAGGTGGGGGCAGGGGTGGCGGTGGCGGTGGCGGTGGGAGTGGGGGGCGCGGACTGTGTCGGCCGTCCGCCCGGCTCGGGCGTGGCGCCGTCGTCGGCGGAGCACGTGGCCCCGTCGACGAGACAACCGACGGGATCCCCGCTGCCGTTGACGACGAAGCCCACGGTGACGGCCTCCCCGGCGGCGAGCCCGTCGGTGTCCCACGTGGGCGGCGAGACGGTCACGTGCCGCCCGCCGACCGTGGAATCCCCGTTCCACAGGGAGCTCAGCTTCGCCCCGGCCGGCAGATCGAACTCCAGCTTCCAGTCCGCCTTCGCCCGGCCGCTGTTGTTCGTCACGACGTACTGCGCGGTGTAACCCGTCGACCAGTCACTGGTCCTGGTGTACGCGGCCCCGACCCCCGCCGCCTGCGCGGTACCGGTGACGAGGACGACCCCGCCCCCCACCACGGCCGCGGCGACCGCACCCCCGATGACCTTGTTCCTGCCACTGTTCCTGCGCCGATGCGTGCTCATCACGTGCCTGCCTTCACTGTTCACGGGGTTTTCCCGGGGGTGGGGTGAGGCAGCACGCTAGCGACCCCGAAGCGGGCAAAGTGCCTGACAGGGACGGGGGTTGAGGATCTTAGGGCGCGCTTAAGGAAGGCATCGGTGACGGTTAAAGGTCGAGACCAATCAGGGGTCCTTCGAGAGGTCGAGGAGCACCACCACGCGGTCGGCCTCGACGTCGAATCCGAGCAACGCAGGCCCCGTGAAACCCCCTTCGGCATACATCGACACGGGCTTGCCCAGGCGCCGGCCGATCGCCCGGAGGAACCCGCAGAACACATCGAGCCGCTCCTGCCCCTGGAGTTCCCGCAGATCGACGTCGAAGTCGATCTCCTCGTCCGAGCAGAAGCGGAAGATCGCCAGCACGTCGGGGGCCGGCCACACGCGCAGGTGGGGGCACTCCGCGCCCGCCGGGCGGGAGTGCACGACCTCCGCCCGCGGGACCGGCAACACCGTGGTGCCCTCGGAGTACTCGCACTGCCAACCGCTCGCGGCGACGAGATCCAGGACCGCCTGCCAGTCCTCCACCGAGGCACCGGGCACAAGCACATCCGGCAGCGAGCCGTCGGGCTCGAAGCACCACTTGACGTCTTCCCACAGCAGGTCGGGCGCGCGCTCCCCCGTTCCCGGCGTCACCTGACCGCCGCCCGCCTCCGCCGCCGCACGGCCCCCCGATGCCCCCGCCGCACCGGCGCGCGTCCGTCCAGCTGGATCCAGAGCCGTACCTCCGTGCCGCCCAGGACCGATGAGCCGACGCGGACGTCGCCGCCCGTCGATTCCGCGAGTCTGCGGACTATGTCCAGGCCGAGGCCCGTCGAGCCGGTGGCGCCCGATCCGTGGCCCCGGGCCATCGCCGCCTCGGGGTCGGGGATGCCGGGGCCCGCGTCCGAGACCAGGACGATCACCGCGTCCTCGCCGTTGTGGACGTCGACCGCGAAGGCCGTGCCCTCCGGGGTGTGACGGAAGACGTTGCCGAGCAGTGCGTCCAGGGCGGCGGCGAGGTCGGCGCGGGCCACGGGTATGCGGACCGGGCGGTCGACGCCGGCCGTGCGCACCTTGCGGCCCTCGTCCTCCGCGAGCGCCGACCAGAACGCCATCCGCTCCCGGACCACCTCCGCCGCGTCGCAGCCGGCGCCCGGTCCGAGGGCCGTCGTCTGCGGCTTCGCCTCCCGCGCCGTGCGGATGATCGTGTCGACCTCGCGCTCCAGCTGGGCGACCGCGGTCCTTGTCTGCTCGGCGGCCGGGGAGTCGCCGAGGGAGGCCGCGTTGAGGCGGAGCACGGTGAGCGGGGTGCGTAGGCGGTGGGACAGGTCTGCCGCCAACTCCCGTTCGTTCGCCAGTAGTTGGACCACCTGGTCGGCCATCGAGTTGAACGCCACCGCCGCGCGACGCAGTTCGTTCGGGCCCTCCTCCGGAACCCTCGCCCCCAGCTTTCCCTCCCCCAGCTCGTGCGCCCCCTCGACCAGCCGCCTCGCCGGCTGCACCATCCGTACGCCCAGCCGGTCGGCGACCGCAACCGAGCCGACGACCAGCGCGAACCCGACCGCCGCGAGCACCGCCCAGGCCGTGCCGACGCCGTTGCTCACCTCGGACTCGGGGACGTACACCTCGATCACCACCGTCCCCAGGCTCAGCGCGACGGGCTGGAGCAGCGCGGAGCCCCCGGGGACCTCGGCGGTGGAGGCGCGGCCCAGTCTCCGTACGGCCGCGATGTCCGCGTCGGCGGCGCGCCGGCGGCCGAGCTCGACGGCGGCCCGGCCGTCGCTCGCCGGTATGTGCACGGCCATGCCGTCGTCGGAGCCGGCCGAGGCCACGACCCGCTCCAACTGGTCGCGGTCGGTCGTGATGGACAGCGCCGGGACCACGACCGCGGCCTCCCGCTCCGCGTTGGAGAACGCGCGGTCGCGGGCCATCTCCTTGATGACGAGACCGAGCGGGACCGCGAAGGCGACCACGACCATCGTGGTGACCGCCAGACAGACCTTGACCAGCGCCCACCTCATCGGGCCGGCCCCGCTTCCCCCGGTG
Coding sequences within it:
- a CDS encoding glycoside hydrolase family 18 protein, which translates into the protein MSTHRRRNSGRNKVIGGAVAAAVVGGGVVLVTGTAQAAGVGAAYTRTSDWSTGYTAQYVVTNNSGRAKADWKLEFDLPAGAKLSSLWNGDSTVGGRHVTVSPPTWDTDGLAAGEAVTVGFVVNGSGDPVGCLVDGATCSADDGATPEPGGRPTQSAPPTPTATATATPAPTSDPSLTAAPSESPGTGTTASAGFAPYVDTSLYPAFDLLASASATGVKDYHLAFVTDGGGCTPRWGGVTDLGSDGVAAQIGALRAKGGDVRVSFGGASGSELATTCSSADALATAYGKVVDQFGLTKVDFDVEGGALPNTTANARRAQAIAKLQQRHPGLDVSFTLPVMPEGLTQDGVTLLSNAKANGVKVATVNVMAMDYGPAYSGDMGTYAEQAATATQAQVKSVFGLSDSAAWKAVAVTPMIGVNDVTSEVFKVEDATQLVAFAKSKGLGRLSMWSATRDKQCAGGAKNHADATCSSILQADSAFSKAFATFK
- a CDS encoding HAMP domain-containing sensor histidine kinase — its product is MRWALVKVCLAVTTMVVVAFAVPLGLVIKEMARDRAFSNAEREAAVVVPALSITTDRDQLERVVASAGSDDGMAVHIPASDGRAAVELGRRRAADADIAAVRRLGRASTAEVPGGSALLQPVALSLGTVVIEVYVPESEVSNGVGTAWAVLAAVGFALVVGSVAVADRLGVRMVQPARRLVEGAHELGEGKLGARVPEEGPNELRRAAVAFNSMADQVVQLLANERELAADLSHRLRTPLTVLRLNAASLGDSPAAEQTRTAVAQLEREVDTIIRTAREAKPQTTALGPGAGCDAAEVVRERMAFWSALAEDEGRKVRTAGVDRPVRIPVARADLAAALDALLGNVFRHTPEGTAFAVDVHNGEDAVIVLVSDAGPGIPDPEAAMARGHGSGATGSTGLGLDIVRRLAESTGGDVRVGSSVLGGTEVRLWIQLDGRAPVRRGHRGAVRRRRRAAVR